The following are encoded together in the Humulus lupulus chromosome 5, drHumLupu1.1, whole genome shotgun sequence genome:
- the LOC133778713 gene encoding NAC domain-containing protein 43-like yields the protein MSEDMNLSINGQSQVPPGFRFHPTEEELLHYYLRKKVAFEKIDLDVIREVDLNKLEPWDIQEKCKIGSTPQNDWYFFSHKDKKYPTGTRTNRATAAGFWKATGRDKIIYSGFKRIGLRKTLVFYKGRAPHGQKSDWIMHEYRLDESTHDSTVVSNQMVADSVSEDGWVVCRVFKKKNYQKSLDSPKGATSSSMSGDSNMNNNGNNHSHLHHHHLQMPCPRNDGVLDQILLYMGRTCKLENDSLANISAERYLTSSNKNAAVGGGDAVFHQNFMHLPRLQESPTTTTTNNNNSSTLHSLPLNDSVSPYKPYSYDHHQSMEYDMLMETEPSSSDHRRTEDPKPVMVPNRVNDWVALDRLVASQLNGQDHEETSKQVLSCFGDIQNVMSFCTTDPQTVVDDEDDVVQMSSYPYLRSGTDMTTSTRTTSNLHNQNYNENDLWSFARSSSSPSSSSDPLCHLSV from the exons ATGTCTGAAGATATGAATCTATCCATTAATGGCCAGTCTCAGGTGCCTCCAGGCTTCCGGTTCCACCCAACCGAGGAGGAGCTTCTTCACTACTACCTCAGGAAAAAAGTGGCTTTCGAAAAGATTGATCTCGATGTAATTCGTGAAGTTGATCTCAACAAGCTTGAACCCTGGGATATCCAAG AAAAGTGCAAGATTGGATCCACACCACAAAATGATTGGTACTTCTTCAGTCACAAAGACAAGAAATACCCTACCGGAACCCGAACGAACCGCGCCACCGCGGCCGGGTTCTGGAAAGCCACCGGCCGGGACAAGATCATTTATAGTGGGTTCAAAAGAATTGGACTGAGAAAGACACTAGTGTTCTACAAAGGAAGAGCTCCACATGGTCAAAAATCTGAttggatcatgcatgaatatagATTAGACGAAAGCACTCATGACTCCACAGTT GTTTCAAATCAGATGGTAGCTGATTCAGTTTCCGAAGATGGTTGGGTGGTTTGCCGTGTATTCAAgaagaagaattaccagaaatcACTAGACAGTCCCAAAGGTGCCACGTCATCATCCATGTCAGGAGATTCAAACATGAATAATAATGGTAATAACCACtctcatcttcatcatcatcatctccaGATGCCTTGTCCGAGAAACGACGGCGTTTTGGACCAGATACTTCTATACATGGGAAGAACTTGTAAGCTTGAAAATGACTCCCTAGCCAACATCTCTGCCGAGCGGTACCTGACGTCGTCGAACAAGAACGCCGCCGTGGGAGGTGGCGACGCTGTTTTCCACCAAAACTTCATGCATCTCCCAAGGCTTCAAGAGAGCccaaccaccactaccaccaacAACAACAATAGCAGTACTCTTCATTCTCTGCCCTTAAACGACAGCGTTTCTCCTTACAAACCTTACAGCTACGATCATCATCAGTCGATGGAGTACGACATGCTCATGGAAACCGAACCCTCCTCCTCAGACCACCGGAGAACCGAAGACCCAAAACCAGTAATGGTCCCCAACAGAGTCAATGACTGGGTTGCCCTCGACAGGCTTGTGGCGTCCCAGCTCAATGGCCAAGATCACGAAGAGACTTCCAAGCAAGTACTATCTTGCTTCGGCGACATTCAAAACGTCATGTCGTTTTGCACTACTGATCCACAGACTGTAGTTGACGACGAAGACGACGTCGTACAGATGTCTTCGTATCCGTACCTACGTTCCGGTACTGACATGACTACCTCAACTAGAACCACATCGAATCTTCACAACCAAAACTACAATGAAAACGATCTTTGGAGTTTCGCTAGATCGTCGTCGTCACCGTCGTCATCGTCAGATCCATTATGCCACTTGTCGGTATAA